In Miscanthus floridulus cultivar M001 chromosome 8, ASM1932011v1, whole genome shotgun sequence, the sequence AAGTAAAAGATGTACCTGATCGGCCACTGAGGTCCCACAGTCTTCAGATAGATCATGCACATACAGGACAGCGATAGGTAGATATGAAAGGACAGCAAGTGTCAATCTCTCTATGTTATTTCTGTCATCTTTAAAAAAAACCAAAATAAAAAATGGATCAGAGCTTTTGGTGCAGTAATATGTGCCTATAATAAGCAATAAACTAAAATATAAAAAAGAGACACACTATGTAAATGACAGTCACTCTTAGTTTTACTAGAAACCATATTTTCTACAGTATTGTTTTATCAGGCACAAAGGAAAATTAATCATCTGAACTTACTAACAAAAATATCACACATTTACACATGAAAGCTACACAGCCTCTTAAGCAGAGTGCTTTGAGAACCAAGTCTGACTCACCATCATGCCTCGTTAGGAGTCCTGGAGTGTCCGTAACCTGCAGAAGGATGCCTTTGTTCAGTTGTGAAGAAAAGCAAAGGAAGCAAAACTGGTGTCAAGTCTAATGGTTCTATGATTGAACCTGAAAACGTTCGTGATTGGATACAATGTGACCCATTAGAATCCCTCTTGTTGTGAATGGGTAGCTGCAGACCTGCAGAAATACAAGTAGGATGAGACACGAGAGGAATTTAGCAATCAGCTAACTGTATATTACAGATAATACTATTGCAGCCACCAATGCTTAAATGATGACATGGAACAAACTCAAGTACTCAACAATCAGAACCCGTAGTCAGGCATTTTTCCAATAATGTATATTCGATAAACAGAAACGTTTTGCTACTAAGTCAAGCCTCTCAAAGATGTCAACTGAAGCTCACCAATGAAGAACACATTCTTTGATACAGGAACACATTGGATGAGGCATGAACATTAAAAAACTACTGTTTGGTAAGAACTCAACAAGTCAAACAAGACGATCACAACTACTTCTGATTACACATTAGCAATAGAAAATTGCTTGTGAAACTGTGTCTACCATCTACCAACAACAATCTGTGCTGAGCAGAAATTGCTTGTGAAACTGTATCTACCATCTACCAACATACAAACTGTGCTGAGCATTACCTCAGGTTTTCCAGATGATAATATGCGGACTAATGATGACTTCCCCACATTGGGTGATCCAACTAGACATAGTGTTGGAATATGTAGATCAACAACAGGCATAGAACGCAAAGCCTGTAGCAACTCAAAAGTTAGCCATAAATCAAATTAAAAAATTTAGAAGCCTGAATAACATCAGCAAAAAAAGAGGCACCGAAATCATTTTCTTATTCTCCAACTTGAAAGAAAGATAACTGCAGTTAATACCTTTGCAACATTTACTAAATCATCAATGGCATGCTTCCCATGCTGGAAAGCCTCTTCAAGTTTCTTTCTGCCCTGGAAAAGTAGATAGAGACACAAAAGCAAAACATTAGCAATGCAACTACAGGGTCACTTCCAGAATTTTTTTGTCAATGGCCATAAGACAGCGACAAAGGATCGAGAACAGCAATCGTTGTATAAGTTGGAATCTGAACAGACCTCGGTGAGGCGCTCCTCTGCTTCACGTTTTGTTGTTGACTGTCAAGGttaaatatatatacatcagGAATAAGATTCCATATTATTCtatgaaaaagaaaacaaatattacccaaatttccagttATGGGAGCAATGTCAAGATTTTCCAAATATAAAATGATAGTTTATTAAATAAAGATTACAGATCAAAATATTAGATTTTAGACATAGCATCCCATGTTTTCCTAGAAAATGTTTAATATGATGTAACACTGATACTGAGTATAACTTTCTGTTATTTTATTAGTCACAAGTGAGAACAAACTGATAACAATCATATTCCGAAAACTGAAACCATGCTTTTGTAACTTTGCAAAGTGAGATCAAACTAATCCACTGGACTGAAAACGTGGTGAGATGGTTCAATACTTAGCATAACTATTATTGGATTATGAGTTGCAAGTATACGCACACAAGAGAGTTTCAGAGGACATGTCTTGACTTGAATGTGGGAGTCAAATTTGATCATTTTCCCTTGAACAATACCTTATTGTACATCTTATCTCCAAGTACAGTAAACCAGTATGCATTTCCATAAGTTGGAATATAATTTAATGTATAAATCAATTGGTATGCATTCACCTTAGCACAGACTGAAGCATGCTGCTTTCCAACAGAAGTAATCTTTTTCCTGAGAGTATCCACACGTCCTAGAACCTGGCAGGGCACTACCAACAACATCATAATAACTCAACGAGTAGAAGGGAGAAGTatcatagtattattcataccaagttgATAACTTGTTTCTGTGCCATTATGGACAATCTCATACCAATACTCAATACCAAGAAAACGAAGTTCTTAGAACTATACCTGCTCATAATAACCCTCCCCAAAAGTCAACTCAATGAGAGACCTCTCATAAGGATGCAAATCTCTCCTCTTTGGGAAGTTTTCTGTGTATGTTCTCAGCGGTACAGAAAGTTCCTGAGAAACAAAACAGTTCTCAATATCAAATAAATGAACTTACTCAGCAGAGAGACAACATGATCCACTTACTTTCATTAAGGCATCAAGCTGTTTCGCACCTTTGTTCCTTTCACGCTTAGCAATATTTGCTATACCTACATTACATATGATTCATAAAGCAAACATCTGGTCATGCTAAAACAAAATGTTAAGAGAACGATCGTCACTCATTTAGCAGAGTGTGAATAATAAATGGTTAATGGTCAGATGAATCATACCTTTTGTTGGTGGCACATTTCTAGATTTCCTTTGTGCTGACATTAGTATATCAGTTGCAGGCATCACCATTGGTATTTTCTGAAACGCACCAACTGTCTCTTGCTTTCTCTGTTCTCCCTGGAATGAGGTAAAGGAGTAGAAGAATAGCAGGTAAGCATGATCATGAAGTTTAATGCCCAAGAAAATACGGTCTTCTTTTGTGAGATGATTCAATTAAACAACTCACAAGTGCTTCATAAGGTTAGTGCTTGAGGCGTGAAAATTAGTTAATTGCCAAGAGTGAGAATTTCACTTTCCATTCTTTTATGTAAGTCATCAGTTTTACAATGATTCCCATGTCATTAATGAACCAGAACGTGGGTTTCAATGTCAGGCCCTGTTGGCCTGTTGAACAAGTGAAATAGACTTGCTAAAATATTTAGAAAAGAATTTACATTCATATCATCTAGCTCTCCCTGTAACCTGTCATCCAACGTATAGCTACATGTTGCAGAGTGTGCCCGCCGACACAAGTAGACTGATGAAATCCCCGGTTCCAGAGTTGATAAAGAACCTGAGTTGAAGGCAGCACGAGTGGAAAATATTAAAAACAATGTACGAAAATTGAAACGACACTGAAAACCACAATAATAATGCTTGTGGGAGCAGCAGAGTTTTGGTTTCCTGCAAGAAAAAATCAAACTGAGAAGCATGACTGGAAATGGGCATTTCGTCAGGGCATCAGCAGTGTGGCGTCGAACCAAACTGACATTGTTCTAACACATTTTGATCTGGTAAAGTAAAGTTCGCAAGCTCTAGTGTGGCATCCGACCATTGCTTCAAAAAACAACCAAAAAAATCTGAACTGGCCGCTCATGCACACGCTGTGCACTCCCTAAAGCCGATTGAGCATAATATTTTAATAGGGAGGACGTCGCACAGTTCGACTCTTCTGCAAAGTCCGATTTTGGAAGCAGTCGATGTCTCTAGTGCGCTCCGTTCGTTTAATCGAATCTTACTTTCCCTCGGTTCGATTTGAGGAGTACACTGGAGCTGCTCTCAAACACTTTGCAGGCAACCATTTTCTTTGCTTTGGTAAGGCAAATACGATGTGGAAACTAGTACTAGGTAATAAATAATCCTAGGCAGGCAGTCCCGCGTGAACAGCACGCAGGCCTCAATAGAAGCGTAGCGAAGTAAAATCCATCGCGCAAAGAAGCACCCCACGAGCAGCAACAGCATGCCCGCGACTACCTGTACCGAAGGCGTCG encodes:
- the LOC136472197 gene encoding nucleolar GTP-binding protein 1-like isoform X1, which produces MASPSSSRHHAPLPLSAREARRPPSPPQRKPKLCCSHKHYYCGFQCRFNFRTLFLIFSTRAAFNSGSLSTLEPGISSVYLCRRAHSATCSYTLDDRLQGELDDMNGEQRKQETVGAFQKIPMVMPATDILMSAQRKSRNVPPTKGIANIAKRERNKGAKQLDALMKELSVPLRTYTENFPKRRDLHPYERSLIELTFGEGYYEQVLGRVDTLRKKITSVGKQHASVCAKSTTKREAEERLTEGRKKLEEAFQHGKHAIDDLVNVAKALRSMPVVDLHIPTLCLVGSPNVGKSSLVRILSSGKPEVCSYPFTTRGILMGHIVSNHERFQVTDTPGLLTRHDDDRNNIERLTLAVLSYLPIAVLYVHDLSEDCGTSVADQYITYKHIKDRFGDRLWLDVISKCDLLGKKEPISFHDADADVAQYRRLGPEGALRVSLQSEIGVKELKERVHELLTSQMARIKASKAEHETQEVGTSVVY
- the LOC136472197 gene encoding nucleolar GTP-binding protein 1-like isoform X2, encoding MRATAGGRAVFHLQHLRPRPAWRAPPPPATTHLSHSAPARRADHRRLPKGSLSTLEPGISSVYLCRRAHSATCSYTLDDRLQGELDDMNGEQRKQETVGAFQKIPMVMPATDILMSAQRKSRNVPPTKGIANIAKRERNKGAKQLDALMKELSVPLRTYTENFPKRRDLHPYERSLIELTFGEGYYEQVLGRVDTLRKKITSVGKQHASVCAKSTTKREAEERLTEGRKKLEEAFQHGKHAIDDLVNVAKALRSMPVVDLHIPTLCLVGSPNVGKSSLVRILSSGKPEVCSYPFTTRGILMGHIVSNHERFQVTDTPGLLTRHDDDRNNIERLTLAVLSYLPIAVLYVHDLSEDCGTSVADQYITYKHIKDRFGDRLWLDVISKCDLLGKKEPISFHDADADVAQYRRLGPEGALRVSLQSEIGVKELKERVHELLTSQMARIKASKAEHETQEVGTSVVY